The following are encoded together in the Maridesulfovibrio frigidus DSM 17176 genome:
- the hysB gene encoding NiFeSe hydrogenase small subunit, with the protein MSLTRRDFVKLCTGTVAGFGVSQMFNPSIVQALEKFVPHVFWIQGQGCTGCSVSLLNSVHPSIAKVLLDVITLDFHPTIMGSEGEMAWGHMTDVAKEQKGKYIMIFEGSVPVAENGHYCILGEKDHKEYTMLETTIEMAKNAALVVNVGTCAAYGGIPAAEGNVTEATSVTKVLADNGIKTPVVNIPGCPPHPDWMVGTLVVAINAIEENGLEGGLGEVVKLLDDEGRPTPFFGENIHDNCPYLDKFDEDAYSKVFTDKDNCRYELGCKGPSANADCFKRKWNGGVNWCVENAVCLGCVEPGFPDEMSPFYEAG; encoded by the coding sequence ATGAGTTTGACCAGGCGAGATTTTGTTAAATTGTGCACAGGAACAGTGGCTGGCTTTGGGGTTTCCCAAATGTTCAACCCAAGTATTGTGCAAGCACTTGAGAAGTTTGTACCACATGTATTCTGGATACAGGGACAGGGCTGTACCGGATGTTCGGTTTCACTTCTTAATTCAGTGCACCCCTCAATTGCGAAAGTATTGCTTGATGTAATTACCCTAGATTTCCATCCGACCATTATGGGTTCGGAAGGGGAAATGGCTTGGGGCCACATGACAGACGTGGCTAAAGAGCAGAAAGGTAAATACATCATGATCTTTGAGGGATCGGTACCAGTGGCAGAAAACGGCCACTATTGTATCCTCGGTGAGAAGGACCATAAAGAGTACACCATGCTCGAGACTACGATCGAGATGGCCAAGAATGCTGCTCTTGTTGTCAACGTTGGTACTTGTGCTGCTTACGGCGGTATTCCTGCTGCTGAAGGCAACGTTACTGAAGCTACTTCAGTAACAAAAGTACTTGCTGACAATGGAATTAAGACTCCGGTTGTCAATATCCCCGGTTGTCCTCCACATCCAGATTGGATGGTTGGAACTCTTGTTGTCGCTATTAATGCGATTGAAGAGAATGGACTTGAAGGTGGACTTGGCGAAGTTGTTAAACTTCTTGATGACGAAGGTCGTCCAACACCTTTCTTTGGTGAAAACATTCATGACAATTGCCCTTACCTCGATAAGTTCGATGAAGACGCATACTCAAAAGTGTTTACTGACAAAGATAATTGTCGCTACGAACTCGGCTGTAAAGGTCCGAGCGCTAATGCCGATTGCTTCAAACGCAAATGGAATGGCGGCGTCAACTGGTGTGTAGAGAATGCTGTATGTCTTGGTTGTGTTGAGCCGGGTTTCCCGGATGAAATGTCTCCCTTCTACGAAGCCGGTTAA
- the hysA gene encoding NiFeSe hydrogenase large subunit HysA, protein MSKSKAPAKDGKLKIAIDPVSRIEGHLKAEVTVKDGKVVDAWLSGGMYRGFENILVGRDPRDAAQLTQRLCGVCPTAHSTASCLALDDACDVKLTTNGRVTRNLIFGANYLQSHILHFYHLAALDFVRGPGKAPFVPRFDHPDLRLDEKTNAVAVDQYIKALEVRRVCHEMVALFGGKMPHISGQVVGGTTEIPTKEKLAEYASRFKEVRKFIAETYLPTVYLIGSVYKDLFSIGGGYKNCMSYGVFPMDDEGENVLLKSGVYIEGKDSKFDPALIKEYVKYSWFKDSCSDLHPSEGKTIPDIHKEGAYSFVKASRYNKKPVEVGPLARMWIHNPELSDIGKKQLKDLYGIKAVKFRDLGEDMAFSLMGRHVARAEEALIVADAINDTWLKDVKPGEDTFVESKIPATGEGIGFTEAPRGSLLHYVNIKDSKVANYQLMPATLWNTNPRDDMGQRGPVEEALIGCPVPDTGSPVDISRIIRSFDP, encoded by the coding sequence ATGTCGAAATCGAAAGCACCCGCGAAAGACGGGAAACTTAAGATTGCCATCGACCCGGTTAGCCGGATCGAAGGCCACCTCAAAGCTGAGGTTACTGTTAAAGACGGAAAAGTTGTTGATGCCTGGCTTTCAGGTGGAATGTACCGTGGTTTCGAGAATATCTTAGTTGGTCGCGATCCTCGTGATGCAGCTCAGTTGACTCAGAGACTTTGTGGTGTATGTCCAACAGCGCACTCCACTGCGTCCTGTTTGGCCCTTGATGATGCTTGTGACGTTAAACTTACTACCAATGGTAGAGTTACAAGAAACCTCATCTTTGGTGCTAACTACTTGCAGTCCCACATTCTGCATTTTTATCATTTAGCAGCTCTTGATTTCGTTCGAGGACCAGGTAAAGCACCTTTCGTTCCTCGTTTCGATCATCCTGATCTTCGTTTAGATGAAAAAACCAATGCAGTTGCAGTTGATCAGTACATTAAGGCTCTTGAAGTTCGTCGCGTCTGCCATGAAATGGTAGCTCTCTTCGGCGGAAAAATGCCTCATATCTCTGGTCAGGTTGTAGGTGGAACCACTGAAATTCCTACTAAGGAAAAGCTTGCAGAATATGCTAGCCGCTTCAAAGAAGTAAGGAAATTCATTGCAGAAACTTACCTGCCTACCGTTTACCTTATCGGATCTGTTTATAAAGATCTGTTTAGTATCGGTGGTGGTTACAAGAACTGTATGTCATACGGTGTATTCCCAATGGATGATGAGGGCGAAAATGTCCTCTTGAAATCCGGTGTTTACATTGAAGGCAAAGATTCTAAATTTGATCCTGCTCTTATTAAAGAGTACGTCAAATACTCATGGTTTAAAGACTCTTGCTCAGATCTCCATCCGAGCGAAGGTAAAACCATTCCGGATATTCACAAAGAAGGCGCATACAGCTTCGTTAAAGCTTCTCGTTACAACAAGAAGCCTGTTGAAGTTGGCCCGCTTGCTCGTATGTGGATACACAATCCGGAACTCAGTGATATCGGTAAAAAACAGCTTAAAGACCTTTACGGTATTAAAGCTGTTAAATTCCGCGATCTCGGAGAAGACATGGCGTTTTCTCTCATGGGTCGTCACGTTGCTCGTGCTGAGGAAGCTCTCATTGTTGCTGATGCAATCAATGATACTTGGCTCAAGGATGTTAAACCCGGCGAAGATACTTTCGTTGAGTCTAAAATTCCTGCAACTGGTGAAGGCATCGGTTTCACCGAAGCTCCTCGCGGATCATTACTGCACTACGTAAACATTAAAGACTCCAAAGTAGCTAATTATCAGCTTATGCCTGCTACTCTCTGGAACACCAATCCTCGCGATGACATGGGTCAGCGTGGACCGGTTGAGGAAGCCCTTATCGGCTGTCCTGTTCCAGACACTGGAAGTCCTGTAGATATATCAAGGATCATTAGATCCTTTGATCCATGA